A section of the Cuniculiplasma divulgatum genome encodes:
- a CDS encoding class I SAM-dependent methyltransferase encodes MQIKPDFKGKEELLEYMEADSENIERSFAAAGSLLDHIDSRIGGKNYWQLSYTEMCWLYAAVENFRSKVTVETGVGPGSSSAVILEASRDFSGQLWSFDLGEKYGEDERRPLGFLVEDNLRERWHLIIGNTKNTLEQTLSKIGLIDIFFHDSEHTYDHVKFELSTALPHLKKRFIIIVDNYDWTEAPVDFARDHGMKLVKIADDMCFIYPG; translated from the coding sequence ATAAAACCTGATTTCAAAGGCAAGGAAGAACTGCTTGAATACATGGAAGCTGACAGTGAAAACATAGAGAGGTCCTTTGCTGCAGCAGGTTCACTGCTTGACCATATTGATTCCAGGATTGGAGGGAAAAACTACTGGCAGCTTTCTTACACAGAGATGTGCTGGCTCTACGCAGCCGTTGAAAATTTCAGGTCCAAGGTAACCGTTGAGACAGGGGTCGGACCCGGGAGTTCAAGCGCAGTTATACTTGAGGCTTCCAGGGATTTTTCTGGGCAGCTGTGGAGCTTTGACTTGGGAGAAAAATATGGGGAGGATGAACGGCGGCCCTTAGGATTCCTGGTTGAGGACAATCTCAGGGAAAGGTGGCATCTTATAATAGGAAATACCAAGAACACCCTTGAGCAGACCCTCTCTAAGATAGGCCTGATTGATATATTCTTCCATGATTCAGAGCACACATATGATCACGTTAAATTTGAGCTTTCCACTGCGCTGCCTCACCTGAAAAAGAGATTCATCATCATTGTGGACAATTATGACTGGACTGAAGCCCCGGTTGACTTTGCACGTGATCATGGCATGAAGCTGGTAAAAATCGCAGATGACATGTGCTTCATTTATCCCGGATGA